The Neorhodopirellula lusitana genome has a segment encoding these proteins:
- a CDS encoding transposase: MGRPKRADAAGHCYHMLNRANLRATIFKKESDYEAFEKIIDEALARYKIELFAYCLMPSHYHLLVRPGEDAEMGRFGHYIGLTHTQRYHAHYKTAGMGHLYQGRFKSFPVQADEHFLTVARYVERNAFASKLCDRPEHWKFGSLHHWSSKTKTFSQRMSPWPIRRTSNWSQHVATDFSKQERDQLDWSVKRGVPFGSETWVEHVARTFELESTMRPRGRPKKNPDPKVAP, from the coding sequence ATGGGACGACCCAAACGTGCTGACGCTGCCGGGCATTGCTATCACATGCTCAACCGGGCGAACCTCCGCGCAACCATCTTCAAAAAGGAGTCCGACTACGAGGCGTTTGAAAAGATTATCGACGAGGCGCTAGCTCGCTACAAAATTGAACTGTTCGCTTACTGCCTGATGCCCAGCCACTACCATCTTCTGGTCCGTCCCGGCGAGGACGCCGAAATGGGGCGTTTTGGCCACTACATCGGATTGACACATACCCAGCGGTACCATGCACACTACAAAACGGCTGGAATGGGGCATCTTTATCAAGGACGTTTCAAATCATTTCCCGTTCAAGCCGACGAGCACTTTCTGACCGTTGCTCGATACGTCGAGCGAAACGCTTTCGCCTCCAAACTTTGCGACCGACCGGAGCATTGGAAGTTTGGTTCCTTGCACCACTGGTCCAGCAAGACGAAAACATTCTCGCAAAGGATGTCTCCCTGGCCGATCCGCCGAACATCGAATTGGTCCCAACACGTCGCGACGGATTTCAGTAAACAGGAAAGGGACCAACTAGACTGGAGCGTGAAACGCGGGGTTCCGTTCGGCAGTGAAACGTGGGTGGAACACGTCGCCCGAACCTTCGAACTGGAGTCCACCATGCGACCACGTGGGCGACCAAAGAAGAATCCAGATCCCAAAGTGGCCCCTTAG
- a CDS encoding excinuclease ABC subunit UvrA, producing the protein MPCDADHCIQVRGARVHNLKNISVDLPRNALVVFTGISGSGKSSLAFGTLFAESQRRYLDSVSPYARRLIDQVDEPDVDTIEGLPPAVALQQQRGTPSARSSVGSVTTISNGLRMLYSRAGRYPRGQKILYADSFSPNTPEGACPRCHGIGRVFEVTEKLLVPDDTKTIREQAVAAWPPAWQGQNLRDILVSLGHDIDKPWKKLPKKTRDWILFTDETPVVPVYTRSGLNDAGDSQQAATPRYMGTFTSARRYVLHSFATTQSHRTKKRVSQFMQISQCPDCDGKKLKQESLSVKFAGLDIGELSQLTLTELAVRLRDAANAKPSTSDLHREKAIVAQRIASDILARVETLTNLGLGYLSLQRSTPTLSPGELQRLRLATQLRSQLFGVVYVLDEPSAGLHPADTKALLGALDELKQSGNSLFVVEHDISVIQHADWIVDIGPQAGVHGGEVVYSGPLSGLRKVKESTTAKCLFSSKPKTKRELRQPTGWLKLQQIERNNLPGLDADFPLGVLTTVTGVSGSGKSSLVSQAVVELVGEALGKKKEVNAPEGEADLLEQEPETSTGGSIVAGMNHVRRLITVDQKPIGRTPRSNLATYTGLFDHVRKLFALTRKAKARRYDSGRFSFNVAKGRCPNCEGAGFVSVELLFMPSVYTPCPVCRGQRYNDATLEITYRDKNIAEVLDLTVESAHKFFADETPVLRALDALLHVGLGYLRLGQPATELSGGEAQRIKLASELQRAQRGDTLYVLDEPTTGLHPADVSMLMSQLNGLVEAGNTVIMVEHDMQVASGSDWIIDIGPGAGDKGGRIVAQGPPAKVAKSKHSRTAPFLLT; encoded by the coding sequence GTGCCCTGTGACGCGGACCACTGCATCCAAGTACGGGGGGCACGCGTTCACAATCTGAAGAATATCAGCGTCGATCTGCCGCGTAATGCACTCGTGGTGTTTACGGGAATCTCTGGATCGGGAAAGTCATCGCTGGCCTTCGGAACCCTGTTCGCTGAATCGCAGCGTCGTTACCTCGATTCGGTGTCGCCCTATGCACGCCGATTGATTGACCAAGTTGACGAACCGGACGTCGATACCATCGAAGGGCTGCCGCCCGCGGTGGCACTTCAGCAGCAGCGGGGAACCCCTTCGGCACGTTCATCGGTGGGAAGCGTCACGACGATCTCCAACGGGCTTCGCATGCTCTATTCGCGAGCTGGCAGGTATCCCCGCGGCCAGAAAATTCTGTATGCCGATTCGTTTTCGCCGAACACGCCCGAGGGGGCCTGCCCGAGGTGCCACGGTATCGGCCGAGTATTTGAAGTGACGGAGAAGTTGTTAGTTCCCGACGACACCAAAACGATTCGAGAGCAAGCCGTCGCCGCTTGGCCGCCAGCCTGGCAAGGGCAAAACCTGCGAGACATTCTGGTTTCGCTGGGTCACGATATCGACAAGCCGTGGAAGAAGCTGCCTAAGAAGACTCGTGATTGGATTCTATTTACCGATGAAACTCCCGTCGTTCCCGTGTACACACGGTCGGGGCTAAACGACGCTGGTGATTCGCAGCAGGCCGCGACGCCAAGGTACATGGGGACCTTCACCAGCGCCCGTCGCTATGTGCTGCATTCGTTCGCGACGACGCAAAGCCACCGCACCAAGAAACGTGTCTCGCAGTTCATGCAGATCTCACAGTGCCCAGACTGTGATGGGAAGAAGCTGAAACAAGAATCCTTATCGGTCAAGTTTGCGGGGCTTGACATTGGCGAATTGTCTCAATTGACTCTGACCGAACTGGCCGTGCGTCTGCGTGATGCAGCCAATGCAAAACCATCGACAAGCGATCTGCATCGCGAGAAAGCGATCGTCGCCCAGCGGATTGCCAGCGACATTCTGGCCCGAGTCGAAACACTGACCAACCTGGGTTTGGGATACCTGTCACTGCAACGCAGCACGCCCACGTTATCGCCGGGCGAACTACAGCGGTTGCGATTGGCCACTCAACTTCGGTCGCAACTCTTCGGCGTTGTCTACGTTCTTGATGAACCCTCAGCAGGCCTACATCCGGCCGATACCAAGGCCCTTTTGGGGGCACTGGACGAACTGAAACAGTCCGGTAATTCGCTGTTCGTCGTCGAGCACGATATCAGTGTGATTCAACACGCGGATTGGATTGTCGATATCGGACCGCAGGCGGGCGTCCACGGCGGCGAGGTGGTCTACAGCGGACCACTGAGCGGTTTGCGCAAGGTCAAAGAGTCGACAACCGCAAAGTGTCTGTTTTCGTCAAAACCCAAAACAAAACGCGAACTGCGCCAGCCGACGGGATGGCTGAAGTTACAGCAAATCGAACGAAACAATCTTCCCGGACTCGACGCAGACTTTCCACTCGGCGTGCTGACAACTGTCACTGGCGTGTCGGGTTCGGGGAAATCAAGCCTGGTCAGCCAGGCAGTAGTCGAGCTGGTCGGCGAGGCGCTCGGTAAAAAGAAGGAAGTGAACGCTCCCGAGGGCGAAGCCGATCTGTTGGAGCAAGAACCGGAGACCTCGACCGGCGGAAGCATCGTTGCCGGCATGAATCATGTACGTCGTTTGATTACCGTCGATCAGAAACCGATCGGTCGAACGCCGCGCTCGAACCTAGCAACCTACACCGGTTTGTTCGATCACGTTCGCAAGTTGTTTGCGTTGACTCGCAAAGCAAAAGCACGCCGATACGATTCCGGTCGGTTCTCTTTCAATGTCGCCAAAGGACGCTGCCCGAACTGTGAAGGAGCGGGCTTTGTCAGCGTCGAATTGTTGTTCATGCCCAGCGTCTATACGCCGTGTCCTGTCTGTCGCGGTCAACGCTACAACGATGCCACGCTCGAAATTACCTACCGTGATAAAAACATCGCCGAAGTACTCGACTTGACCGTCGAATCGGCACACAAATTTTTTGCAGACGAAACTCCGGTGCTGCGTGCCCTCGACGCCTTGTTGCACGTCGGTCTCGGCTACCTGCGTCTTGGTCAGCCTGCCACAGAGTTGTCAGGTGGTGAGGCGCAGCGAATCAAGCTTGCCTCCGAGTTGCAACGTGCACAGCGTGGCGACACTTTGTATGTCCTCGATGAACCCACCACCGGTCTGCACCCAGCGGACGTCTCGATGTTGATGTCGCAATTGAATGGACTCGTCGAGGCCGGCAATACCGTCATCATGGTGGAACACGACATGCAGGTCGCCAGCGGCAGCGACTGGATCATCGACATCGGCCCCGGCGCGGGCGACAAAGGCGGACGCATCGTCGCCCAAGGACCACCTGCCAAAGTAGCCAAATCCAAACACAGCCGAACCGCTCCGTTCTTGCTAACCTAA
- a CDS encoding SHD1 domain-containing protein: protein MLVANELGTNLARSRIVRNVFYLAGIILGTLNATANAAQRNQGAMDKGPVAFIVVTAIGLSIVGFGIYAIWLGLMEQTEKEKAKFRRDSMAAFGYIKPPIPIYKSAIAVAIGVAILLAGIVFLAFVPAKVRTPPAASLARTESTDTRRNLRSEAPSNTVIPEQEFEEPVEPAPPAEAIETQPRLIPSRRTPVEEKPRRGARNPMVTESTTSPKPQPSIDRKRPESTARLAPVTRYKIEIPLPDGAMVVTPETSLSPGMKLGAVWARKWNEVTVERVHDDGTVDVAWDGWRTKYRMMREDLAIDKKIALGPETLDSGTLGSETQGAGTSANAGTENDERRWKDVSGNFSIVATYLDSKSGYVLLRKSDGTEISIPIVKLSKPDRDYIQQRSKQTSLDNSNS from the coding sequence GTGTTAGTCGCGAATGAACTTGGAACGAACCTAGCCCGCAGCAGGATCGTTCGAAACGTTTTCTATCTGGCCGGCATCATCCTAGGCACCCTGAATGCTACAGCGAATGCTGCACAGCGAAATCAGGGAGCGATGGACAAGGGACCGGTCGCATTCATCGTCGTGACCGCCATTGGGTTATCGATTGTCGGCTTTGGAATCTACGCGATTTGGCTGGGGCTTATGGAGCAAACGGAAAAGGAGAAGGCAAAGTTCCGTCGCGATTCGATGGCAGCGTTCGGTTACATTAAGCCTCCGATTCCGATCTACAAAAGTGCGATCGCCGTTGCCATTGGCGTCGCAATCCTTTTGGCGGGAATCGTTTTCTTGGCGTTCGTGCCCGCCAAGGTGAGAACCCCGCCGGCGGCATCCTTAGCAAGGACAGAAAGCACCGATACCAGACGCAACTTGCGTTCTGAAGCCCCCTCAAACACCGTCATCCCAGAGCAAGAATTCGAGGAGCCTGTTGAGCCTGCACCGCCAGCGGAAGCGATTGAAACGCAACCGCGTTTGATCCCGAGTCGCAGAACACCAGTGGAAGAGAAACCACGTCGAGGAGCAAGGAACCCCATGGTGACGGAATCAACTACAAGTCCTAAACCGCAACCCTCGATTGACCGAAAACGCCCTGAGTCAACGGCACGCCTGGCTCCTGTGACACGATACAAAATCGAAATTCCGCTTCCCGACGGCGCGATGGTAGTGACTCCTGAAACCTCGCTTTCACCCGGCATGAAGTTGGGGGCCGTGTGGGCGCGAAAGTGGAACGAGGTCACGGTCGAGCGAGTTCATGATGACGGGACTGTCGATGTCGCTTGGGACGGTTGGCGGACCAAGTACCGCATGATGCGGGAAGACCTTGCGATCGACAAAAAAATTGCGTTGGGCCCCGAAACCTTGGACTCCGGAACCTTAGGCTCTGAAACTCAGGGTGCTGGAACGTCGGCAAATGCGGGAACCGAAAACGATGAACGTCGTTGGAAGGACGTGTCCGGCAACTTTTCGATTGTGGCGACCTATCTCGATTCTAAAAGCGGCTATGTTCTGCTACGAAAAAGTGATGGCACTGAAATCTCCATTCCGATCGTCAAGTTAAGCAAACCAGATCGTGATTACATCCAACAAAGATCCAAACAAACTTCGCTCGACAACAGTAATTCTTAG
- a CDS encoding alpha-L-fucosidase, giving the protein MYKNLCLILLMVSLSNVTFGQDANTDTAVDQTSRMQWFRDAKFGMFIHWGVYSQAGGEWNGETNHHEWLQLTAKIPLAEYTAFAKTFNPTQFDADQWVKIAKDAGMQYLVITSKHHDGFAMYDSASSGHDIADVSRFDRDPLKELADACHRHGIRFCVYYSLGRDWEDPDVPTGRGEKIGFRSNLIDFPNESEKDFSRYFERKVKPQVRELLTGYGPIGIIWFDTYELISKEQSAELKAMIRELQPECIINQRIGHDLGDYKVSEQKIPEDGSYDPWESCITMNGHWAYNKADSDWKTPQSIIQSLVDIVSKGGNLLLNVGPTGEGIIPEPSEKRLSEIGQWMDDNGEAIYACGPTPFGEELGRKVKSKSGKQSVVGKLPWRATTKPGKIYIHLFEWPDGELVIPGIDKEILDVYLLGHKSGSLKVEQSADRSTIFMPKTPAKLLVPVVCLELAE; this is encoded by the coding sequence ATGTACAAGAACCTCTGCTTGATTCTGCTGATGGTTTCGTTATCCAACGTTACCTTCGGGCAAGATGCCAACACCGACACGGCGGTCGACCAGACAAGCCGCATGCAATGGTTTCGAGACGCCAAGTTCGGAATGTTCATTCATTGGGGTGTCTATTCCCAAGCCGGAGGCGAGTGGAACGGCGAAACCAATCACCACGAGTGGTTGCAGCTAACCGCGAAGATCCCTCTGGCCGAGTACACTGCGTTTGCTAAGACATTCAATCCGACACAGTTCGATGCGGACCAGTGGGTCAAGATTGCCAAGGATGCCGGGATGCAATACTTGGTCATTACGTCCAAGCATCACGATGGTTTTGCGATGTACGACTCGGCCAGTAGCGGTCACGACATTGCCGATGTTTCCAGATTCGATCGCGATCCACTGAAAGAACTGGCGGACGCGTGTCACAGACATGGCATTCGGTTTTGCGTTTACTATTCACTCGGACGCGACTGGGAGGATCCTGATGTGCCGACCGGGCGAGGCGAGAAAATCGGGTTCCGCAGCAACCTGATCGACTTTCCCAATGAAAGCGAAAAGGACTTCTCTCGCTATTTTGAACGCAAGGTGAAGCCACAGGTTCGCGAGCTACTGACGGGGTATGGTCCCATCGGAATTATCTGGTTTGATACCTACGAGTTGATCAGCAAAGAACAGAGTGCTGAGTTAAAAGCGATGATTCGCGAGCTGCAGCCGGAGTGCATCATCAATCAACGGATTGGTCACGACCTTGGCGATTACAAGGTGTCCGAGCAAAAGATCCCCGAAGACGGTTCCTATGATCCTTGGGAATCCTGCATCACGATGAATGGCCATTGGGCCTACAACAAAGCCGACTCAGACTGGAAGACTCCCCAATCGATAATTCAAAGTCTTGTCGACATTGTCAGCAAGGGTGGAAACCTTCTACTCAATGTCGGCCCAACCGGCGAAGGTATCATCCCAGAGCCTAGCGAGAAGCGGCTGTCGGAAATCGGCCAGTGGATGGACGACAATGGTGAGGCAATCTATGCGTGCGGGCCAACACCTTTCGGTGAAGAACTGGGAAGGAAGGTCAAGAGTAAGTCAGGGAAACAATCCGTCGTTGGCAAGCTTCCTTGGCGAGCGACCACCAAGCCCGGCAAGATTTATATTCACCTTTTTGAGTGGCCCGACGGGGAACTGGTCATCCCAGGAATCGACAAGGAAATTCTGGACGTCTATTTGCTTGGCCACAAATCAGGTTCGCTGAAAGTAGAGCAGTCCGCGGATCGCTCAACCATCTTCATGCCCAAGACACCGGCAAAATTGCTCGTACCAGTCGTCTGTCTCGAACTGGCGGAGTAA
- a CDS encoding MTH1187 family thiamine-binding protein — protein sequence MKVIVDICVVPIGVGVSVSKYVAECQKVLQEAGLEHQLHAYGTNIEGDWDEVFTAIKHCHERVHALGAPRITTTIKAGTRTDRAQTMQDKKDSVTENKN from the coding sequence ATGAAAGTCATTGTCGATATATGCGTCGTCCCGATCGGCGTGGGCGTATCGGTTAGCAAGTACGTCGCCGAGTGCCAGAAGGTGTTGCAAGAAGCTGGACTGGAACACCAACTCCACGCCTACGGCACCAACATCGAAGGCGACTGGGACGAAGTCTTCACCGCGATCAAACACTGCCACGAACGAGTCCACGCACTCGGCGCCCCTCGCATCACCACCACCATCAAAGCAGGCACCCGCACCGACCGAGCCCAAACCATGCAAGACAAAAAAGACAGCGTCACTGAAAACAAAAACTAA
- a CDS encoding cell division protein FtsH encodes MTKSQPSDPDSALPEQLLPEQLLPEQSSPQQASKEDPSSQAVSPQHVATAFHEAGHAVMAMIVGRPIQKVTITAANIQTGGVRLGAVKIQKGRSKATNDWLEDEVLILLAGMVAEAHFTEQYCRQGASHDLQAVRQLLASRASNERQLEKLERRMLDKTEHLLSQDAYSAAIKSIALELLQKQTISGRAVKHHFNQAEQRFRGT; translated from the coding sequence ATGACGAAATCACAACCAAGCGATCCTGATTCTGCTTTGCCTGAGCAGTTGTTGCCTGAGCAGTTGTTGCCTGAGCAGTCCTCGCCTCAGCAGGCAAGCAAGGAGGACCCTTCGTCACAGGCGGTGTCGCCGCAGCACGTGGCGACGGCGTTTCATGAGGCGGGGCACGCGGTGATGGCGATGATTGTGGGGCGGCCGATTCAGAAGGTGACGATCACGGCGGCCAATATTCAAACCGGGGGCGTGCGGTTGGGGGCGGTCAAGATCCAGAAGGGGCGTTCGAAGGCGACGAACGATTGGTTGGAAGACGAAGTGCTGATCTTGCTGGCCGGGATGGTTGCGGAGGCTCACTTCACGGAGCAGTATTGTCGCCAAGGTGCCTCGCATGACTTGCAGGCCGTCCGCCAGTTGTTGGCATCGCGGGCGAGCAATGAGCGGCAACTGGAAAAGCTGGAACGTCGGATGCTGGATAAGACGGAGCATTTGCTAAGCCAAGATGCGTACTCGGCCGCGATCAAGTCGATCGCTTTGGAGTTGTTGCAAAAGCAAACGATCAGCGGACGTGCGGTGAAGCATCACTTCAACCAAGCCGAGCAGCGTTTCAGAGGTACGTGA
- a CDS encoding putative bifunctional diguanylate cyclase/phosphodiesterase — MSTLTEPKSHRVLIVDDNPSIHTDFRKIFTPGVDALPSIDDFDLEPDAIEATSQGLRFDSAHQGLDAVAMVSQAIEQGDQYSLAFVDMRMPPGIDGLQTICELWKIDPQLQIVICTAYSDHSWEDAVAVLGHTENLLILKKPFDDAEVLQIVVALTCKWDSARAASMKQRELEDLVRVRTAELEQVAMHDGLTGLANRTKFNDRLRQSLEKDQSSINPPAVLLIDLDNFKLINDTLGHPAGDELIRIVGQRLSSVVGTSGLVARIGGDEFAVVLDSEPTPRSIEGVADGIQTAVAESVLLDGIPFNVTASIGICALADNDWDADDLVRHADIAMYRAKAEGRDCARSFSKGMDQKLLQRRTMEASLRSALANNEFVLHFQPLLTPDTSEICAFEALIRWQHPERGLVPPLDFIPLAEETGLIRNIGDWVLIAACQEARNWPDHVRVAVNVSAVQFQGGTLPASVAKALEESGIAGDRLEIEITESVLMRESLDALDQLHALRALGVRIALDDFGTGYSSLSYLQRFPFDKLKMDRTFVQNLNQTDAMAIVSTIASLGKCLGLATTAEGIETKQQLQCVVEQGFTEVQGFYYGRPIPPGEIQATHFKKSNVMAMEQ, encoded by the coding sequence ATGAGCACATTGACCGAGCCCAAGTCGCACCGCGTGTTGATTGTCGATGACAATCCGTCCATCCACACTGACTTTCGAAAAATATTCACTCCGGGAGTCGATGCGTTGCCCAGCATTGATGACTTCGACCTCGAGCCTGATGCCATCGAGGCAACTTCACAAGGGCTTCGCTTTGATTCCGCTCACCAAGGTCTCGACGCCGTCGCAATGGTCAGCCAGGCGATCGAGCAAGGGGACCAGTACTCGCTTGCCTTTGTCGACATGCGTATGCCGCCTGGCATCGACGGGCTCCAAACGATTTGTGAATTGTGGAAGATTGATCCTCAGCTTCAAATCGTCATTTGCACCGCCTACAGCGATCACTCATGGGAAGACGCGGTCGCCGTCTTAGGGCACACCGAGAACCTGCTGATTCTAAAAAAGCCATTCGATGATGCGGAGGTCCTACAGATCGTCGTGGCACTGACTTGCAAGTGGGATTCGGCACGTGCGGCCAGCATGAAGCAACGGGAACTCGAAGATCTTGTCCGGGTTCGTACCGCCGAACTGGAACAAGTCGCAATGCACGATGGACTGACCGGACTAGCCAATCGAACCAAATTCAACGATCGACTTCGCCAGTCGCTCGAAAAAGATCAGTCCTCCATCAATCCCCCCGCCGTCCTGCTGATTGATCTCGACAATTTCAAACTAATCAACGACACGCTCGGACATCCAGCTGGAGACGAATTGATCCGAATCGTTGGCCAGCGTCTGTCGTCCGTGGTTGGCACGTCCGGGCTGGTCGCTCGGATCGGTGGAGATGAATTCGCCGTCGTGCTCGATTCGGAACCCACACCTCGCTCCATCGAAGGTGTCGCCGATGGCATCCAAACGGCGGTCGCCGAATCAGTCCTATTGGATGGCATTCCGTTCAACGTCACCGCCAGCATTGGCATCTGCGCGTTAGCCGACAATGACTGGGATGCCGACGACCTCGTTCGCCACGCCGACATCGCAATGTATCGCGCCAAAGCGGAAGGCCGAGACTGCGCGAGATCTTTTTCCAAAGGAATGGACCAAAAGCTATTACAACGCCGCACCATGGAAGCCAGCCTGCGGTCCGCTCTGGCAAACAACGAATTCGTCCTGCACTTCCAACCGCTTTTGACTCCGGACACCAGCGAGATCTGTGCCTTCGAAGCACTCATTCGTTGGCAACACCCTGAACGAGGCCTGGTGCCGCCGCTGGACTTCATCCCGCTCGCTGAAGAAACCGGGTTGATCCGAAATATTGGCGACTGGGTCCTGATCGCAGCCTGCCAAGAAGCCCGCAACTGGCCCGATCATGTTCGGGTCGCCGTCAACGTCTCAGCAGTTCAGTTTCAAGGCGGAACGCTACCCGCCAGCGTTGCAAAGGCACTGGAGGAATCCGGCATCGCTGGAGACCGTCTTGAGATCGAGATCACCGAGTCTGTGTTGATGCGGGAAAGCCTAGACGCGCTGGATCAACTGCATGCCTTGCGAGCACTTGGAGTTCGAATCGCGTTGGACGACTTCGGAACCGGTTACTCGTCGCTCAGTTACCTGCAGCGTTTTCCATTCGACAAGTTGAAGATGGATCGAACGTTTGTCCAAAACCTCAATCAAACAGACGCGATGGCAATTGTTAGCACGATTGCCAGCCTAGGAAAATGCTTAGGATTGGCCACGACAGCGGAAGGCATTGAAACCAAACAACAACTGCAATGCGTCGTCGAACAAGGGTTCACGGAAGTCCAGGGATTCTATTACGGTCGCCCCATTCCGCCCGGCGAGATTCAGGCAACTCACTTCAAGAAATCGAACGTGATGGCGATGGAACAATAA
- a CDS encoding PAS domain-containing protein translates to MPCSARVALFQKRYDQECSRVHRFMTWIMIAQWVLGLAFAVFLSPYTWIGEQNEVHIHVWAALLIGSSLSGFAILSMRLYPKASSTRHVVAVVQLLWSALLIHLSGGRIETHFHAFASLAILSIYRDWRILISATTVVALDHIVRGVYYPLSVFGVLKESPFRWMEHAAWILFEVAFLIPGSYRLRKEIWELCARQTELEEAKRTVDQQVAERTKELSEAYNLLAEKTAETDKLALVARFTDNAVIITDAKASIEWVNEGFTRISGYQSDEVIGKRPSDFLHGSDTDPRVCAIMRESLRNEQGFNIQNINYRKSGEAYWVDIEVRPIRDPDGVVRRYIAIETEATERVRQEKETARLHQELLDVSRQAGMAEIATGVLHNVGNILNSVNVSASLIRNQLSKSALGNLENVSALIAEHEATFSEFVSSDQRGKKIPAYLQLVTDALGGERKTIDCELADLLKNVDHMKEVVAAQQSMACCSELIQELPIRSLIDDALAANKGSLLNHDIQINLDLDGANELIRTDKHRFLQIVINLIKNAKEALVEHRATDRRITIRAVSEENATRISVTDNGNGIAKANLSQIFQHGYTTKVVGHGFGLHSSANTASAMGGSLTAFSDGLGTGARFELILPFSKDAKQDRPNTELVR, encoded by the coding sequence ATGCCCTGCTCTGCACGAGTCGCCCTATTCCAAAAACGATACGACCAAGAGTGCTCTCGGGTCCATCGCTTCATGACCTGGATCATGATTGCGCAATGGGTGCTTGGACTGGCTTTCGCAGTGTTCCTTTCGCCCTATACCTGGATCGGCGAGCAAAACGAGGTTCATATTCATGTCTGGGCGGCACTCCTGATCGGATCGTCGTTGTCCGGCTTCGCAATCCTGTCGATGCGTCTGTACCCCAAAGCCTCTTCCACTCGACATGTGGTCGCCGTTGTTCAATTGCTTTGGTCGGCGTTGCTGATCCACCTCTCGGGCGGACGCATCGAAACTCACTTTCATGCGTTCGCGTCGCTGGCCATTCTCAGCATCTATCGTGACTGGCGAATTCTCATCTCTGCGACGACCGTCGTGGCGCTCGACCACATCGTCCGAGGCGTCTACTACCCGCTTTCGGTCTTCGGCGTTCTGAAAGAAAGCCCATTCCGTTGGATGGAACACGCCGCCTGGATCCTGTTTGAAGTCGCGTTTCTTATCCCGGGCAGCTATCGCCTCCGCAAGGAAATCTGGGAACTCTGCGCTCGCCAAACTGAGCTGGAAGAAGCGAAACGTACCGTCGATCAACAGGTCGCCGAACGTACCAAGGAACTTTCGGAGGCCTACAATCTGTTGGCTGAAAAAACCGCTGAAACCGACAAACTAGCCCTGGTCGCGAGATTCACTGACAATGCTGTCATCATCACCGATGCGAAAGCGTCAATCGAATGGGTTAACGAAGGTTTCACTCGAATCAGTGGATACCAGTCTGACGAGGTCATCGGCAAGCGTCCCTCCGACTTCCTGCACGGATCGGATACGGATCCCCGAGTCTGTGCCATCATGCGAGAGTCCTTGCGTAACGAACAGGGATTCAACATCCAGAACATCAACTATCGCAAAAGCGGCGAGGCCTACTGGGTCGACATCGAGGTTCGCCCCATCCGTGATCCCGATGGCGTGGTTAGACGCTACATTGCGATCGAAACGGAAGCTACCGAAAGGGTCCGGCAGGAAAAAGAAACAGCCAGACTGCATCAAGAACTACTCGATGTTTCGCGCCAAGCCGGAATGGCCGAGATCGCGACCGGCGTGCTGCACAACGTGGGCAACATCCTGAATAGCGTCAACGTGTCCGCGTCCCTGATTCGCAACCAACTATCTAAAAGCGCGTTGGGCAACCTCGAAAATGTATCCGCATTGATCGCCGAACACGAAGCAACCTTCTCCGAGTTCGTCAGCTCCGACCAACGCGGCAAGAAGATCCCCGCCTACTTGCAACTGGTCACCGATGCACTGGGTGGTGAACGAAAAACGATCGATTGCGAATTAGCAGATCTCTTGAAGAACGTCGATCACATGAAAGAGGTCGTCGCCGCTCAACAGTCGATGGCATGTTGTTCGGAACTGATTCAGGAACTCCCGATCCGAAGCCTGATCGACGACGCCCTGGCCGCAAACAAAGGATCCCTGTTGAACCACGACATCCAAATTAATCTCGACTTGGATGGCGCGAACGAATTGATCCGAACTGACAAACATCGTTTTCTGCAGATCGTGATCAACCTAATCAAGAACGCGAAAGAAGCGTTGGTCGAACACCGAGCAACTGATCGGCGGATTACAATTCGTGCGGTAAGTGAAGAAAACGCGACCAGGATCTCGGTCACCGACAACGGCAATGGGATCGCCAAAGCAAATCTAAGCCAGATCTTCCAACACGGCTACACCACAAAGGTGGTCGGCCACGGCTTCGGACTTCACAGCAGTGCGAATACAGCCAGCGCGATGGGTGGAAGCCTAACCGCCTTCAGCGACGGGCTGGGAACGGGCGCCCGCTTCGAATTGATCCTGCCATTTTCCAAAGACGCCAAACAAGACCGCCCCAACACTGAACTAGTCAGATGA